From a single Sander vitreus isolate 19-12246 unplaced genomic scaffold, sanVit1 ctg343_0, whole genome shotgun sequence genomic region:
- the gon4la gene encoding GON-4-like protein isoform X2 encodes MSAVCKRLKLSQSKPAAARSLRPPRSSPLLGSHDALLLPPPAGGGAPEEEEEEFLLVEEDTTDSSLIITMEESQEEVKAARRRAVRKRKKKLMEDGRGGASESDEEGAGPEVEIDRQLDQSLETKSKQHNLTTVNVRNIIHEVITNEHVVAMMKAAINETEAVPAFEPKMTRSKFKEVVEKGVVIPAWNISPIKKTSDVNKAPQFVDIPLAEEDSSDEEYHPDEEEEDETAEDTFQESDMESTASSPRGSRLNRGEEDSCSPWQSCRSRSRRFRAGAVSMGPPPPPKAAPPKVVADSAFLEKLHAVEEELAVCLEPYQPLSESQDEVGLMAYRTRSKRPLRDVPLGRLEAELRAPDITPDMYDSSSAHEDRDWTDWLRGLMTSDMENEEECDDEDDPEYNFLAEIDEPDVEDYRDDKAVRITKKEVNELMEELFETLKEDLAGQEVDDEGHEEEEEPQPVQTHTPQEQHHTGPGDDEAEDGPITELRTVKQQLALLRKRRQLGLQTHTLCNTHTHCPEPYTLKLVGQQRTRLQQQLQQHVQLLTQIHLLTSPVIRLQSEAETSRQFLFELDLLAQRGELLMSSGRPGFCSAFRASNLQGALQLLEEVQRPPQTPISPQQRRAPDARGYMRSYPVLPAELAWLFATRPVFLYPELLPCASLDPALYCPRRTAAFTAGEDCLLVLGLRNMEGSSDPTKLVSQFLLRKTLVQVRRRILQCCRPGVPDNIVKAFRYQHVLWPMPLVCRWVDPTEQRPPLEREENAMPPWLLRSLPVIYATVRDYSRPPGSAPETPRPRHSHMTSYSFPPGTRYPPRLPKQLDFRRIGFLLLQKPRPLPPPRVVLRRLLPTASPPDAASAVSMTTREQIRRHYQTLVGLRKKRRRRVRASAAAPEEAPPPNPGGPAHSEGDDVIRTEGDDVIRTEGEEEEEESEVLLVLSESSPSSTGSVAPDDPEEAESEREQEVTPSPSRAEEEDEEESVLRLQESDYEEDQSEEAQDYLLRVCDAVQVSPGVSDQLLQILDQFSGRSVAAERLYAALRRLLQPWPQLLRDFAAFLTRSQARRCGLLTEQQQFERSRRFLRRLGRSLGGGSALYQQVVSVLQRGSAPPPEELHQISSLLRRHSDLQQEFWEFFQQLHGRSSPAATNHTESDYASQNPPDGNRKGGEQREEQTGSDGERKEEEERPVGAQNISLTSTGEKVVVWTREADRTILTSCQQRGANRKTFRQVSAQLGNKTAQQVSLRFHDLMNLFHSAFQKPTSCSSKGQPISR; translated from the exons ATGAGCGCGGTCTGCAAACGCCTCAAACTCAGCCAGTCCAAACCCGCCGCCGCCCGGAGCCTCAGACCGCCACGCTCCAGTCCGCTGCTCGgctcccatgatgctttgctgCTGCCGCCTCCTGCAGGGGGCGGAGctccagaggaggaggaggaggagttccTGCTAGTGGAAGAAGACACCACTGATTCCAGCCTCATCATCACCatgg aggagAGTCAGGAGGAGGTGAAGGCAGCGAGGAGGAGAGcggtgaggaagaggaagaagaaactGATGGAGGATGGAAGGGGCGGGGCCTCAGAGAGTGatgaggagggggcggggccagaggtggagattgacaGGCAGCTCGACCAATCACTGGAGACCAAGTCCAAACAGCACAACCTGACCACCGTGAACGTCCGAAACATCATCCAC GAAGTCATCACCAACGAACACGTAGTGGCCATGATGAAAGCTGCCATCAACGAGACGGAGGCCGTCCCTGCGTTT GAGCCGAAAATGACTCGATCCAAGTTTAAAGAAGTCGTGGAGAAAGGAGTG GTGATTCCAGCCTGGAACATTTCTCCCATCAAGAAGACGAGTGACGTCAACaag GCTCCCCAGTTCGTGGACATCCCTCTGGCTGAGGAAGACTCCTCTGATGAAGAGTACCATCctgatgaggaagaggaagatgagaCGGCTGAAGAT accttCCAGGAGAGTGACATGGAGAGCACTGCTTCGTCTCCCAGAGGAAGTCGTCTGAACAGAGGGGAGGAGGACAGCTGCAGTCCCTGGCAG TCCTGTCGGAGCCGCTCCAGGCGTTTCAGGGCGGGGGCCGTCTCCATGggacccccccctcctcccaaaGCTGCTCCTCCCAAAGTGGTCGCTGACAGCGCCTTCCTGGAGAAACTGCAcgctgtggaggaggagctGGCTGTGTGCTTGGAGCCCtaccag cCTCTGTCTGAGTCGCAGGACGAGGTGGGTCTGATGGCGTACCGGACTCGGTCCAAGCGTCCTTTACGGGACGTCCCGCTGGGCCGGCTGGAGGCGGAGCTCCGAGCTCCTGACATCACACCTGATATGTACGACTCAAGCTCCGCCCACGAGGACAGGGACTGGACTGATTGGCTGAGAGGCCTGATGACCTCAGACATGGAAAacgaag aggagtgtgatgatgaagatgatccAGAGTACAACTTCCTGGCCGAAATCGATGAACCAGATGTGGAGGATTACCGTGACGACAAGGCTGTCCGCATCACca AGAAGGAGGTCAACGAGCTGATGGAGGAGCTGTTTGAGACG TTAAAAGAAGACCTGGCAGGACAGGAAGTGGACGATGAAGGccacgaggaagaggaggagcctCAGCctgttcagacacacacacctcaggaGCAGCACCACAC AGGGCCGGGCGATGACGAGGCGGAGGACGGGCCAATCACAGAGCTGCGTACGGTGAAGCAGCAGCTGGCGTTGCTCAGGAAGAGACGGCAGCTGggcctgcagacacacacactgtgtaacacacacacacactgtcccgAGCCGTACACACTGAAGCTGGTGGGGCAGCAGAGGACCCGGCTACAGCAGCAGCTACAGCAG CACGTCCAGCTGCTGACTCAGATCCACCTGCTGACTTCACCTGTCATCAGACTGCAGAGTGAGGCAGAGACCAGCAGACAGTtcctg TTTGAGTTGGACCTGTTGGCTCAGAGGGGCGAGTTGCTGATGTCGTCGGGACGTCCCGGTTTCTGCAGTGCCTTCAGAGCCTCCAACCTGCAGGGGGCGCTGCAGCTGCTGGAGGAGGTGCAGCGCCCCCCCCAGACGCCCATCAGCCCCCAGCAGCGCCGCGCGCCAGACGCCAGGGGATACA tgcGTAGTTACCCCGTCCTGCCAGCTGAACTGGCCTGGCTCTTCGCCACCCGTCCAGTCTTCCTCTACCCAGAGTTGCTGCCCTGTGCCAGCCTTGACCCGGCTCTCTACTGCCCCCGCAGGACGGCTGCTTTCACTGCAGGGGAGGactg tctccTGGTTCTGGGTCTCAGGAACATGGAGGGCTCCTCTGATCCGACTAAGCTGGTGTCTCAGTTCCTGCTGAGGAAGACTCTGGTTCAGGTCCGACGAAGAATCCTGCAGTGCTGCCGGCCCGGCGTCCCCGACAACATCGTCAAG GCCTTCAGGTACCAGCACGTGCTGTGGCCGATGCCATTGGTCTGCAGATGGGTCGACCCGACGGAGCAGCGCCCCCcgctggagagagaggagaacgCCATGCCGCCCTGGCTGCTG CGGAGCCTTCCCGTGATCTACGCAACGGTCAGGGACTACAGCCGGCCGCCAGGCTCCGCCCCCGAGACCCCACGCCCCCGCCACAGTCACATGACCTCCTACAGCTTCCCCCCCGGCACCAG gtacCCCCCCCGCCTCCCCAAACAGCTGGACTTCAGACGAATCggcttcctgctgctgcagaagccccgcccccttcctcctcctcgggTTGTTCTCCGTCGCCTCCTCCCGACCGCCAGCCCCCCCGACGCCGCCTCGGCTGTCTCCATGACGACCAGAGAGCAAATCAGACGCCACTATCAGACGCTGGTTGGcctgaggaagaagagaagaagaagagtgagGGCGTCTGCTGCGGCGCCGGAAGAAGCTCCGCCCCCAAACCCTGGTGGCCCCGCCCACTCAGAGGgcgatgatgtcatcaggacGGAGGgcgatgatgtcatcaggacggagggagaggaggaggaagaggagagcgaGGTGCTGCTGGTTCTCTCTGAATCTTCGCCGAGCTCGACAGGAAGTGTCGCTCCTGACGACCCCGAGGAGGCGGAGTCAGAGAGGGAACAGGAAGTGACGCCGTCGCCTTCgagagcagaagaagaagatgaagaggagtCGGTCCTCCGGCTGCAG gaatCAGATTATGAAGAGGACCAGTCTGAGGAGGCTCAGGATTATCTGCTCCGA GTGTGTGATGCTGTGCAGGTGTCCCCGGGCGTCTCAGACCAGCTGTTGCAGATCCTGGATCAGTTCTCTGGGCGCAGTGTGGCGGCTGAGCGTCTGTACGCCGCGCTGCGCCGACTGCTGCAGCCGTGGCCGCAACTGCTGCGAGACTTCGCCGCCTTCCTGACCCGCAGCCAGGCTCGCCGCTGTGGGCTG CTGacggagcagcagcagtttgaaCGTAGCCGTCGGTTTCTACGGCGACTGGGGCGGAGCCTGGGAGGAGGCTCCGCCCTCTACCAGCAGGTGGTGTCAGTTCTGCAGCGAGGCTCCGCCCCCCCGCCTGAGGAACTGCACCAG ATCTCGTCTCTGCTCAGACGCCACTCGGACCTACAGCAGGAATTCTGGGAGTTCTTCCAGCAGCTTCACGGCCGGTCGTCGCCCGCAGCAACCAACCACACAGAATCAGACTACGCGTCCCAGAATCCCCCTGACGGGAACAGGAAGGGAGGCGAGCAGCGGGAAGAGCAGACAGGAAGTgacggagagagaaaggaagaggaagagcgGCCGGTCGGAGCCCAAAATATCTCGCTGACCTCAACGGGAGAGAAAGTGGTCGTCTGGACACG GGAGGCGGACCGAACCATCCTGACCTCCTGTCAGCAGCGAGGAGCCAATCGGAAGACGTTTCGCCAAGTCTCCGCCCAGCTGGGAAACAAGACGGCCCAACAG GTCAGCCTTCGTTTCCACGACCTCATGAACCTGTTCCACTCAGCCTTCCAAAAGCCCACTTCCTGTTCCTCAAAGggccagccaatcagcagatAG
- the gon4la gene encoding GON-4-like protein isoform X3, protein MSAVCKRLKLSQSKPAAARSLRPPRSSPLLGSHDALLLPPPAGGGAPEEEEEEFLLVEEDTTDSSLIITMEESQEEVKAARRRAVRKRKKKLMEDGRGGASESDEEGAGPEVEIDRQLDQSLETKSKQHNLTTVNVRNIIHEVITNEHVVAMMKAAINETEAVPAFEPKMTRSKFKEVVEKGVVIPAWNISPIKKTSDVNKAPQFVDIPLAEEDSSDEEYHPDEEEEDETAEDTFQESDMESTASSPRGSRLNRGEEDSCSPWQSCRSRSRRFRAGAVSMGPPPPPKAAPPKVVADSAFLEKLHAVEEELAVCLEPYQPLSESQDEVGLMAYRTRSKRPLRDVPLGRLEAELRAPDITPDMYDSSSAHEDRDWTDWLRGLMTSDMENEEECDDEDDPEYNFLAEIDEPDVEDYRDDKAVRITKKEVNELMEELFETLKEDLAGQEVDDEGHEEEEEPQPVQTHTPQEQHHTGPGDDEAEDGPITELRTVKQQLALLRKRRQLGLQTHTLCNTHTHCPEPYTLKLVGQQRTRLQQQLQQHVQLLTQIHLLTSPVIRLQSEAETSRQFLFELDLLAQRGELLMSSGRPGFCSAFRASNLQGALQLLEEVQRPPQTPISPQQRRAPDARGYMRSYPVLPAELAWLFATRPVFLYPELLPCASLDPALYCPRRTAAFTAGEDCLLVLGLRNMEGSSDPTKLVSQFLLRKTLVQVRRRILQCCRPGVPDNIVKVTLSHGVPGNIVKAFRYQHVLWPMPLVCRWVDPTEQRPPLEREENAMPPWLLRSLPVIYATVRDYSRPPGSAPETPRPRHSHMTSYSFPPGTRYPPRLPKQLDFRRIGFLLLQKPRPLPPPRVVLRRLLPTASPPDAASAVSMTTREQIRRHYQTLVGLRKKRRRRVRASAAAPEEAPPPNPGGPAHSEGDDVIRTEGDDVIRTEGEEEEEESEVLLVLSESSPSSTGSVAPDDPEEAESEREQEVTPSPSRAEEEDEEESVLRLQVCDAVQVSPGVSDQLLQILDQFSGRSVAAERLYAALRRLLQPWPQLLRDFAAFLTRSQARRCGLLTEQQQFERSRRFLRRLGRSLGGGSALYQQVVSVLQRGSAPPPEELHQISSLLRRHSDLQQEFWEFFQQLHGRSSPAATNHTESDYASQNPPDGNRKGGEQREEQTGSDGERKEEEERPVGAQNISLTSTGEKVVVWTREADRTILTSCQQRGANRKTFRQVSAQLGNKTAQQVSLRFHDLMNLFHSAFQKPTSCSSKGQPISR, encoded by the exons ATGAGCGCGGTCTGCAAACGCCTCAAACTCAGCCAGTCCAAACCCGCCGCCGCCCGGAGCCTCAGACCGCCACGCTCCAGTCCGCTGCTCGgctcccatgatgctttgctgCTGCCGCCTCCTGCAGGGGGCGGAGctccagaggaggaggaggaggagttccTGCTAGTGGAAGAAGACACCACTGATTCCAGCCTCATCATCACCatgg aggagAGTCAGGAGGAGGTGAAGGCAGCGAGGAGGAGAGcggtgaggaagaggaagaagaaactGATGGAGGATGGAAGGGGCGGGGCCTCAGAGAGTGatgaggagggggcggggccagaggtggagattgacaGGCAGCTCGACCAATCACTGGAGACCAAGTCCAAACAGCACAACCTGACCACCGTGAACGTCCGAAACATCATCCAC GAAGTCATCACCAACGAACACGTAGTGGCCATGATGAAAGCTGCCATCAACGAGACGGAGGCCGTCCCTGCGTTT GAGCCGAAAATGACTCGATCCAAGTTTAAAGAAGTCGTGGAGAAAGGAGTG GTGATTCCAGCCTGGAACATTTCTCCCATCAAGAAGACGAGTGACGTCAACaag GCTCCCCAGTTCGTGGACATCCCTCTGGCTGAGGAAGACTCCTCTGATGAAGAGTACCATCctgatgaggaagaggaagatgagaCGGCTGAAGAT accttCCAGGAGAGTGACATGGAGAGCACTGCTTCGTCTCCCAGAGGAAGTCGTCTGAACAGAGGGGAGGAGGACAGCTGCAGTCCCTGGCAG TCCTGTCGGAGCCGCTCCAGGCGTTTCAGGGCGGGGGCCGTCTCCATGggacccccccctcctcccaaaGCTGCTCCTCCCAAAGTGGTCGCTGACAGCGCCTTCCTGGAGAAACTGCAcgctgtggaggaggagctGGCTGTGTGCTTGGAGCCCtaccag cCTCTGTCTGAGTCGCAGGACGAGGTGGGTCTGATGGCGTACCGGACTCGGTCCAAGCGTCCTTTACGGGACGTCCCGCTGGGCCGGCTGGAGGCGGAGCTCCGAGCTCCTGACATCACACCTGATATGTACGACTCAAGCTCCGCCCACGAGGACAGGGACTGGACTGATTGGCTGAGAGGCCTGATGACCTCAGACATGGAAAacgaag aggagtgtgatgatgaagatgatccAGAGTACAACTTCCTGGCCGAAATCGATGAACCAGATGTGGAGGATTACCGTGACGACAAGGCTGTCCGCATCACca AGAAGGAGGTCAACGAGCTGATGGAGGAGCTGTTTGAGACG TTAAAAGAAGACCTGGCAGGACAGGAAGTGGACGATGAAGGccacgaggaagaggaggagcctCAGCctgttcagacacacacacctcaggaGCAGCACCACAC AGGGCCGGGCGATGACGAGGCGGAGGACGGGCCAATCACAGAGCTGCGTACGGTGAAGCAGCAGCTGGCGTTGCTCAGGAAGAGACGGCAGCTGggcctgcagacacacacactgtgtaacacacacacacactgtcccgAGCCGTACACACTGAAGCTGGTGGGGCAGCAGAGGACCCGGCTACAGCAGCAGCTACAGCAG CACGTCCAGCTGCTGACTCAGATCCACCTGCTGACTTCACCTGTCATCAGACTGCAGAGTGAGGCAGAGACCAGCAGACAGTtcctg TTTGAGTTGGACCTGTTGGCTCAGAGGGGCGAGTTGCTGATGTCGTCGGGACGTCCCGGTTTCTGCAGTGCCTTCAGAGCCTCCAACCTGCAGGGGGCGCTGCAGCTGCTGGAGGAGGTGCAGCGCCCCCCCCAGACGCCCATCAGCCCCCAGCAGCGCCGCGCGCCAGACGCCAGGGGATACA tgcGTAGTTACCCCGTCCTGCCAGCTGAACTGGCCTGGCTCTTCGCCACCCGTCCAGTCTTCCTCTACCCAGAGTTGCTGCCCTGTGCCAGCCTTGACCCGGCTCTCTACTGCCCCCGCAGGACGGCTGCTTTCACTGCAGGGGAGGactg tctccTGGTTCTGGGTCTCAGGAACATGGAGGGCTCCTCTGATCCGACTAAGCTGGTGTCTCAGTTCCTGCTGAGGAAGACTCTGGTTCAGGTCCGACGAAGAATCCTGCAGTGCTGCCGGCCCGGCGTCCCCGACAACATCGTCAAGGTAACGCTCTCTCACGGCGTCCCCGGCAACATCGTCAAG GCCTTCAGGTACCAGCACGTGCTGTGGCCGATGCCATTGGTCTGCAGATGGGTCGACCCGACGGAGCAGCGCCCCCcgctggagagagaggagaacgCCATGCCGCCCTGGCTGCTG CGGAGCCTTCCCGTGATCTACGCAACGGTCAGGGACTACAGCCGGCCGCCAGGCTCCGCCCCCGAGACCCCACGCCCCCGCCACAGTCACATGACCTCCTACAGCTTCCCCCCCGGCACCAG gtacCCCCCCCGCCTCCCCAAACAGCTGGACTTCAGACGAATCggcttcctgctgctgcagaagccccgcccccttcctcctcctcgggTTGTTCTCCGTCGCCTCCTCCCGACCGCCAGCCCCCCCGACGCCGCCTCGGCTGTCTCCATGACGACCAGAGAGCAAATCAGACGCCACTATCAGACGCTGGTTGGcctgaggaagaagagaagaagaagagtgagGGCGTCTGCTGCGGCGCCGGAAGAAGCTCCGCCCCCAAACCCTGGTGGCCCCGCCCACTCAGAGGgcgatgatgtcatcaggacGGAGGgcgatgatgtcatcaggacggagggagaggaggaggaagaggagagcgaGGTGCTGCTGGTTCTCTCTGAATCTTCGCCGAGCTCGACAGGAAGTGTCGCTCCTGACGACCCCGAGGAGGCGGAGTCAGAGAGGGAACAGGAAGTGACGCCGTCGCCTTCgagagcagaagaagaagatgaagaggagtCGGTCCTCCGGCTGCAG GTGTGTGATGCTGTGCAGGTGTCCCCGGGCGTCTCAGACCAGCTGTTGCAGATCCTGGATCAGTTCTCTGGGCGCAGTGTGGCGGCTGAGCGTCTGTACGCCGCGCTGCGCCGACTGCTGCAGCCGTGGCCGCAACTGCTGCGAGACTTCGCCGCCTTCCTGACCCGCAGCCAGGCTCGCCGCTGTGGGCTG CTGacggagcagcagcagtttgaaCGTAGCCGTCGGTTTCTACGGCGACTGGGGCGGAGCCTGGGAGGAGGCTCCGCCCTCTACCAGCAGGTGGTGTCAGTTCTGCAGCGAGGCTCCGCCCCCCCGCCTGAGGAACTGCACCAG ATCTCGTCTCTGCTCAGACGCCACTCGGACCTACAGCAGGAATTCTGGGAGTTCTTCCAGCAGCTTCACGGCCGGTCGTCGCCCGCAGCAACCAACCACACAGAATCAGACTACGCGTCCCAGAATCCCCCTGACGGGAACAGGAAGGGAGGCGAGCAGCGGGAAGAGCAGACAGGAAGTgacggagagagaaaggaagaggaagagcgGCCGGTCGGAGCCCAAAATATCTCGCTGACCTCAACGGGAGAGAAAGTGGTCGTCTGGACACG GGAGGCGGACCGAACCATCCTGACCTCCTGTCAGCAGCGAGGAGCCAATCGGAAGACGTTTCGCCAAGTCTCCGCCCAGCTGGGAAACAAGACGGCCCAACAG GTCAGCCTTCGTTTCCACGACCTCATGAACCTGTTCCACTCAGCCTTCCAAAAGCCCACTTCCTGTTCCTCAAAGggccagccaatcagcagatAG